The Theileria parva strain Muguga chromosome 1, complete sequence, whole genome shotgun sequence DNA window taattttaccatttAGATGCAAGATTCTAAAATACTGCCACTCACACCATTTAGTACTAAAGTAatctaatttataataattaataaacggtttaaaacaattataaagtgtgttaaataattttaaaaataataaaatctattaaatgaataaaaatttaaagaatcTTCTGGAATTGATAACAGTTTCCAAAAGTTAGGATTCCAATGgtgtgtataattaataccaccatttatgaattattattaattattctagattattgtttagattaaataaaatttaatttataagataaaagtgaaaattatgaaaatgtgtaaattataaagcATATtgaattagtaaaataaaaacaataattggtctattgaatttttatttttattttgaaaaaattcagtaaaatatatgtctttatttgtatagtaTTGGTCCTGCCGTGTTTGTGTTTAGGGAGTATAATATGAGATTGCACCCTAGTGGTAAAATGCTATTGAGTGCTAACGCCGTTGTTTTTTTAGAAGGTTAAGTAAAAGTGCTCGGAATaagttttatttaataattttttgtttaaattatcgatttctaatatttaacttttgATTTAACACTTTCTCATCCGACACAGTTGAGTAACCATAACACTTTTGTACAACGTTCCACAATTGATCCTGAGAATAAGTCACAATTGATTCAAAACAAATAGTTTGAAtaagattttaaagatGAAAGCATCGCAAAGCGTTTTGCTCATTGCGTTTTTGTTCTTCTCACAGTCTCTCGTACACACCTTCAAACATGACAACTATGTCGTTGATACTGCCTTTCTTCAAGATAACGGTATCATTATCTTatctaataattaatacacTATTATAGACCATTAACTGTGTGATATTGTATTATTGTAgttataatagtatagtatttattAACTGTATACCAATAACAGTGCtgtataatatgtaatgTTTAGTGTTGGATGAGGCTAATGAATTTAGTGAATTATTCTTGTCAGAGCTTGAGGTGTTTAACAACAACGTACTTGAAAAGTTGGCAGATCGTCTTCTCACCATCCTCAATAAAAGAGGCGTTGACATGAACTCGCCAGCCAACGTAAAGAATCTTTTCAATTTTCTCCAAGTAATTTTCATTACTTTATATCATTAGTTATAAAGATAATGCATAGTTTTGTGGTATAAGTTATATACTAGTGATGAAGTTATTGGTTCtaaataaatgtttagAATGCTGATTTGGTTGAcgatgaagaagaagaaaagCCAAAGTCTTTCAAGCAGAAGCTATGGATGGGTCTTAAGAAGGCAGCCAAAGGGATAGGAAAACAAGCTCTGGTTCACGCAACAAAGGTGTTAGTGGGATATGGAGTTAAAGAAGGAATGCCGGAACTTGAAAATATTGTCAAAAATTCACTCACGGCACTGCCTGTGAAACTCAAAGTTGCCATAGCCCCGATAGTCTACACCTTGTTCAAAAACTTGTTCAGAAAGGCCAAAGTTAGCCCTCCGCCGGGCTTCAACCTAAACGAGATTATACTCCACGGACTCAACGAACATGATAGAAAAATTGCTCTGAAATATATGACCAATGGTATTAAGAAGCTTTAACCCAAACACGCCGATTTAACCTCTTTACTCTGATTTAACCTCTTTACTCTGATTTAACAGTATAAAAAGGTATTTAATCACTTTTAGAAGGATAGATGAAATGCCCGTGATTTAACCCAAAACAAGGatttaaccaaattaacatgatttaaccaaattaacatgatttaaccaaattaacatgatttaaccaaattaacATGATTTAACAGTAAAAAAAagatttaactatttttagaaggatttaatattattttaacccaattaataaaataacccCTAGAGTgctgaaaaattaatggtgttttatattcattttatacGTTACAtagtaaattgttttaatgTCGGAAGCGAGGGAATCTGCTAAGTCCTACGAGAGAGTTAGAAGTAAGtttacacttttatttacacaaatataaattaacaataaatgtgtagaatatttataaatataattttttagatgCTACAGCTGTAGCGGCTGGATATTTGCTCTTTTCTGCTGCCGTTTGGGCCTTTTTTACTAGTCCAAGGAAACATGAATGGTACATTTTTACCCAttaataacactaattatACGCATTTTCACAATGATTATCCTCAATTTACTGttaatttcaatttaatataatttaacattaaccAACTATTCTATTATTGCTTAGGGTTGATGTATTATTGGATTACGCAAATCACAGAAGGTCACAATATAGTGGCCTTTGGTCGCGTTTAACAAgaagattttaatttctataatttacgaatttttatattttataatttataatgcctaataatgttaatgttaaggtaataaaaaatttattgacTGTGTTTGGTAATTTCAGAAATTTAAGGgctaaaaatgataaattgttGAATATTCATAAGATTCCTAATTACTTTCAAAACTacactaaattaactttatatttcggaggttaaatttaatttattttctacacatttatatactaattaacaaataatttaattattttagattGGAGGAGAATTGAGTCAGACTGTTTGTACTTGAGAGATAAACGtgattttgataatttaactgTTTTATCAAAGATTTCAAACCGAAACTCTGTTAACCATAACTTAAATCTTGCTGATGAAGGGTTAGTTGAGTGTTCTGGAATTCttgaaaattgtaaattcGTCTATT harbors:
- a CDS encoding putative integral membrane protein, translated to MSEARESAKSYERVRNATAVAAGYLLFSAAVWAFFTSPRKHEWVDVLLDYANHRRSQYSGLWSRLTRRF